In one window of Gorilla gorilla gorilla isolate KB3781 chromosome 2, NHGRI_mGorGor1-v2.1_pri, whole genome shotgun sequence DNA:
- the UBA5 gene encoding ubiquitin-like modifier-activating enzyme 5 isoform X1, producing the protein MAESVERLQQRVQELERELAQERSLQVPRSGDGGGGRVRIEKMSSEVVDSNPYSRLMALKRMGIVSDYEKIRTFAVAIVGVGGVGSVTAEMLTRCGIGKLLLFDYDKVELANMNRLFFQPHQAGLSKVQAAEHTLRNINPDVLFEVHNYNITTVENFQHFMDRISNGGLEEGKPVDLVLSCVDNFEARMTINTACNELGQTWMESGVSENAVSGHIQLIIPGESACFACAPPLVVAANIDEKTLKREGVCAASLPTTMGVVAGILVQNVLKFLLNFGTVSFYLGYNAMQDFFPTMSMKPNPQCDDRNCRKQQEEYKKKVAALPKQEVIQEEEEIIHEENEWGIELVSEVSEEELKNSSGPVPDLPEGITVAYTIPKKQEDSVTELTVEDSGESLEDLMAKMKNM; encoded by the exons ATGGCGGAGTCTGTGGAGCGGCTGCAGCAGCGGGTCCAGGAGCTGGAGCGGGAACTTGCCCAGGAGAGGAGTCTGCAGGTCCCGAGGAGCGGCGACGGAGGGGGCGGCCGGGTCCGCATCGAGAAGATGAGCTCAGAGGTGGTGGATTCGAATCCCTACAG ccGCTTGATGGCATTGAAACGAATGGGAATTGTAAGCGACTATGAG aAAATCCGTACCTTTGCCGTAGCAATAGTAGGTGTTGGTGGAGTAGGTAGTGTGACTGCTGAAATGCTGACAAGATGTGGCATTGGTAAG ttgCTACTCTTTGATTATGACAAGGTGGAACTAGCCAATATGAATAGACTTTTCTTCCAACCTCATCAAGCAGGATTAAGTAAAGTTCAAGCAGCAGAACATACTCTGAG gAACATTAATCCTGATGTTCTTTTTGAAGTACACAACTATAATATAACCACAGTGGAAAACTTCCAACATTTCATGGATAGAATAAG TAATGGTGGGTTAGAAGAAGGAAAACCTGTTGATCTAGTTCTTAGCTGTGTGGACAATTTTGAAGCTCGAATGACAATAAATACA GCTTGTAATGAACTTGGACAAACATGGATGGAATCTGGGGTCAGTGAAAATGCAGTTTCAGGGCATATACAGCTCATAATTCCTGGAGAATCTGCTTGTTTTGCG tGTGCTCCACCACTTGTAGTTGCTGCAAATATTGATGAAAAGACTCTGAAACGAGAAGGTGTTTGTGCAGCCAGTCTTCCTACCACTATGGGTGTGGTTGCTGGGATCTTAGTACAAAACGTGTTAAA gTTTCTGTTAAATTTTGGTACTGTTAGTTTTTACCTTGGATACAATGCAATGCAGGATTTTTTTCCTACTATGTCCATGAAGCCAAATCCTCAGTGTGATGACAGAAATTGCAGGAAGCAGCAGGAAGAATATAAG AAAAAGGTAGCAGCACTGCCTAAACAAGAGGTTatacaagaagaggaagaaataatcCATGAAGAGAATGAATGGG GTATTGAGCTGGTATCTGAGGTTTCAGAAGAGGAACTGAAAAATTCTTCAGGTCCAGTTCCAGACTTACCTGAAGGAATTACAGTGGCATACACAATTCCAAAAAAG CAAGAAGATTCTGTCACTGAGTTAACAGTGGAAGATTCTGGTGAAAGCTTGGAAGACCTCATGGCCAAAATGAAGAATATGTAG
- the UBA5 gene encoding ubiquitin-like modifier-activating enzyme 5 isoform X2: MALKRMGIVSDYEKIRTFAVAIVGVGGVGSVTAEMLTRCGIGKLLLFDYDKVELANMNRLFFQPHQAGLSKVQAAEHTLRNINPDVLFEVHNYNITTVENFQHFMDRISNGGLEEGKPVDLVLSCVDNFEARMTINTACNELGQTWMESGVSENAVSGHIQLIIPGESACFACAPPLVVAANIDEKTLKREGVCAASLPTTMGVVAGILVQNVLKFLLNFGTVSFYLGYNAMQDFFPTMSMKPNPQCDDRNCRKQQEEYKKKVAALPKQEVIQEEEEIIHEENEWGIELVSEVSEEELKNSSGPVPDLPEGITVAYTIPKKQEDSVTELTVEDSGESLEDLMAKMKNM; the protein is encoded by the exons ATGGCATTGAAACGAATGGGAATTGTAAGCGACTATGAG aAAATCCGTACCTTTGCCGTAGCAATAGTAGGTGTTGGTGGAGTAGGTAGTGTGACTGCTGAAATGCTGACAAGATGTGGCATTGGTAAG ttgCTACTCTTTGATTATGACAAGGTGGAACTAGCCAATATGAATAGACTTTTCTTCCAACCTCATCAAGCAGGATTAAGTAAAGTTCAAGCAGCAGAACATACTCTGAG gAACATTAATCCTGATGTTCTTTTTGAAGTACACAACTATAATATAACCACAGTGGAAAACTTCCAACATTTCATGGATAGAATAAG TAATGGTGGGTTAGAAGAAGGAAAACCTGTTGATCTAGTTCTTAGCTGTGTGGACAATTTTGAAGCTCGAATGACAATAAATACA GCTTGTAATGAACTTGGACAAACATGGATGGAATCTGGGGTCAGTGAAAATGCAGTTTCAGGGCATATACAGCTCATAATTCCTGGAGAATCTGCTTGTTTTGCG tGTGCTCCACCACTTGTAGTTGCTGCAAATATTGATGAAAAGACTCTGAAACGAGAAGGTGTTTGTGCAGCCAGTCTTCCTACCACTATGGGTGTGGTTGCTGGGATCTTAGTACAAAACGTGTTAAA gTTTCTGTTAAATTTTGGTACTGTTAGTTTTTACCTTGGATACAATGCAATGCAGGATTTTTTTCCTACTATGTCCATGAAGCCAAATCCTCAGTGTGATGACAGAAATTGCAGGAAGCAGCAGGAAGAATATAAG AAAAAGGTAGCAGCACTGCCTAAACAAGAGGTTatacaagaagaggaagaaataatcCATGAAGAGAATGAATGGG GTATTGAGCTGGTATCTGAGGTTTCAGAAGAGGAACTGAAAAATTCTTCAGGTCCAGTTCCAGACTTACCTGAAGGAATTACAGTGGCATACACAATTCCAAAAAAG CAAGAAGATTCTGTCACTGAGTTAACAGTGGAAGATTCTGGTGAAAGCTTGGAAGACCTCATGGCCAAAATGAAGAATATGTAG
- the UBA5 gene encoding ubiquitin-like modifier-activating enzyme 5 isoform X3, whose protein sequence is MNRLFFQPHQAGLSKVQAAEHTLRNINPDVLFEVHNYNITTVENFQHFMDRISNGGLEEGKPVDLVLSCVDNFEARMTINTACNELGQTWMESGVSENAVSGHIQLIIPGESACFACAPPLVVAANIDEKTLKREGVCAASLPTTMGVVAGILVQNVLKFLLNFGTVSFYLGYNAMQDFFPTMSMKPNPQCDDRNCRKQQEEYKKKVAALPKQEVIQEEEEIIHEENEWGIELVSEVSEEELKNSSGPVPDLPEGITVAYTIPKKQEDSVTELTVEDSGESLEDLMAKMKNM, encoded by the exons ATGAATAGACTTTTCTTCCAACCTCATCAAGCAGGATTAAGTAAAGTTCAAGCAGCAGAACATACTCTGAG gAACATTAATCCTGATGTTCTTTTTGAAGTACACAACTATAATATAACCACAGTGGAAAACTTCCAACATTTCATGGATAGAATAAG TAATGGTGGGTTAGAAGAAGGAAAACCTGTTGATCTAGTTCTTAGCTGTGTGGACAATTTTGAAGCTCGAATGACAATAAATACA GCTTGTAATGAACTTGGACAAACATGGATGGAATCTGGGGTCAGTGAAAATGCAGTTTCAGGGCATATACAGCTCATAATTCCTGGAGAATCTGCTTGTTTTGCG tGTGCTCCACCACTTGTAGTTGCTGCAAATATTGATGAAAAGACTCTGAAACGAGAAGGTGTTTGTGCAGCCAGTCTTCCTACCACTATGGGTGTGGTTGCTGGGATCTTAGTACAAAACGTGTTAAA gTTTCTGTTAAATTTTGGTACTGTTAGTTTTTACCTTGGATACAATGCAATGCAGGATTTTTTTCCTACTATGTCCATGAAGCCAAATCCTCAGTGTGATGACAGAAATTGCAGGAAGCAGCAGGAAGAATATAAG AAAAAGGTAGCAGCACTGCCTAAACAAGAGGTTatacaagaagaggaagaaataatcCATGAAGAGAATGAATGGG GTATTGAGCTGGTATCTGAGGTTTCAGAAGAGGAACTGAAAAATTCTTCAGGTCCAGTTCCAGACTTACCTGAAGGAATTACAGTGGCATACACAATTCCAAAAAAG CAAGAAGATTCTGTCACTGAGTTAACAGTGGAAGATTCTGGTGAAAGCTTGGAAGACCTCATGGCCAAAATGAAGAATATGTAG